The Glycine soja cultivar W05 chromosome 8, ASM419377v2, whole genome shotgun sequence genome has a window encoding:
- the LOC114422961 gene encoding pentatricopeptide repeat-containing protein DOT4, chloroplastic-like: protein MLFEDEESKTESAMLIMSKSIATLTTYPTYHSHRNKSNYAKSPNCFILFRQSWSTFLLPSNMDLSCGSSVGVSATLSETTHNNVTVDKNAKICKFCEMGDLRNAMKLLSRSQRSELELNTYCSVLQLCAELKSLEDGKRVHSIISSNGMAIDEVFGAKLVFMYVNCGDLVKGRRIFDGILNDKIFLWNLLMSEYAKIGNYRESVGLFEKMQELGIRGDSYTFTCVLKCFAASAKVRECKRVHGYVLKLGFGSYNAVVNSLIAAYFKCGEVESARILFDELSDRDVVSWNSMISGCTMNGFSRNGLEFFIQMLNLGVDVDSATLVNVLVACANVGNLTLGRALHAYGVKAGFSGGVMFNNTLLDMYSKCGNLNGANEVFVKMGETTIVSWTSIIAAHVREGLHYEAIGLFDEMQSKGLRPDIYAVTSVVHACACSNSLDKGREVHNHIKKNNMGSNLPVSNALMNMYAKCGSMEEANLIFSQLPVKNIVSWNTMIGGYSQNSLPNEALQLFLDMQKQLKPDDVTMACVLPACAGLAALEKGREIHGHILRKGYFSDLHVACALVDMYVKCGLLVLAQQLFDMIPKKDMILWTVMIAGYGMHGFGKEAISTFEKMRVAGIEPEESSFTSILYACTHSGLLKEGWKLFDSMKSECNIEPKLEHYACMVDLLIRSGNLSRAYKFIETMPIKPDAAIWGALLSGCRIHHDVELAEKVAEHIFELEPENTRYYVLLANVYAEAEKWEEVKKIQRRISKGGLKNDQGCSWIEVQGKFNIFFAGDTSHPQAKMIDSLLRKLTMKMNRGGYSNKIKYALINADDRLKEVLLCAHSEKLAMAFGILNLPPGRTVRVTKNLRVCGDCHEMGKFMSKTTGREIVLRDSNRFHHFKDGLCSCRGFW, encoded by the coding sequence ATGTTGTTTGAAGACGAAGAGTCGAAGACAGAGAGTGCAATGCTAATCATGTCGAAAAGCATAGCAACGTTGACCACTTATCCAACATATCATAGTCACAGAAACAAATCAAACTATGCAAAATCTCCGAATTGTTTCATCCTCTTCAGACAATCTTGGTCAACATTTCTGTTACCTTCGAATATGGACCTTTCTTGCGGTAGCAGTGTTGGTGTCTCTGCGACTTTGTCCGAGACAACCCACAACAACGTAACCGTGGACAAAAATGCAAAGATTTGCAAGTTCTGCGAAATGGGTGATCTCAGAAACGCCATGAAATTGCTCTCAAGGTCACAAAGGTCTGAACTTGAGTTGAATACTTACTGTTCTGTGTTGCAGCTCTGTGCTGAGCTTAAGTCTTTGGAAGATGGAAAGAGGGTTCATTCCATTATCAGTTCCAATGGCATGGCAATTGATGAGGTTTTTGGGGCTAAACTAGTCTTCATGTATGTGAATTGTGGTGATTTGGTTAAAGGGAGACGAATATTTGATGGTATCCTCAATGATAAGATTTTCCTCTGGAATCTTTTGATGTCTGAATATGCAAAGATCGGTAATTACAGGGAAAGTGTGGGTCTTTTTGAGAAAATGCAGGAGTTGGGAATTAGAGGGGATTCTTATACATTTACTTGTGTCTTGAAGTGTTTTGCTGCATCGGCAAAGGTGAGGGAGTGCAAAAGGGTTCATGGGTATGTTCTAAAACTGGGTTTTGGTTCTTATAATGCTGTTGTTAACTCTCTAATTGCAGCTTATTTTAAATGTGGTGAAGTTGAGAGTGCACGTATTTTGTTTGATGAATTGAGTGACAGAGATGTTGTTTCCTGGAATTCTATGATTAGTGGGTGTACTATGAATGGCTTTTCCAGAAATGGACTTGAGTTTTTCATCCAGATGCTGAATTTGGGGGTTGATGTGGATTCAGCCACCTTGGTTAACGTTCTTGTGGCTTGTGCAAATGTTGGCAACCTTACACTGGGTAGAGCTCTTCATGCTTATGGAGTGAAAGCTGGTTTTAGCGGGGGTGTCATGTTTAACAACACCTTACTAGACATGTATTCTAAATGTGGTAATTTGAATGGTGCAAATGAAGTTTTTGTGAAGATGGGTGAAACAACTATAGTTTCTTGGACTTCAATCATAGCTGCTCATGTTCGAGAAGGTCTACATTACGAGGCTATTGGATTATTTGATGAAATGCAAAGCAAAGGTCTTAGGCCTGATATTTATGCTGTCACAAGCGTTGTTCATGCTTGTGCTTGTAGCAACTCCTTGGATAAAGGAAGGGAGGTACACAATCACATTAAAAAGAACAACATGGGGTCAAACTTGCCGGTTTCTAATGCTCTCATGAATATGTATGCAAAATGTGGAAGTATGGAAGAAgctaatttaattttctctcaACTTCCAGTCAAGAACATTGTCTCTTGGAATACGATGATTGGAGGTTATTCACAAAACTCACTTCCCAATGAAGCTCTACAACTGTTTCTGGACATGCAAAAACAATTGAAGCCTGATGACGTTACAATGGCTTGTGTCCTTCCAGCTTGTGCAGGCTTAGCAGCTCTAGAGAAAGGCAGAGAGATACATGGGCACATATTGAGAAAAGGGTACTTTTCAGATTTACATGTAGCCTGTGCACTTGTTGATATGTACGTGAAATGTGGGTTACTAGTTCTTGCACAACAACTGTTTGATATGATTCCTAAAAAGGATATGATCTTGTGGACTGTTATGATAGCTGGATATGGCATGCATGGGTTTGGAAAGGAGGCAATTTCCACATTTGAAAAGATGAGGGTTGCTGGTATTGAGCCTGAAGAGTCTTCCTTCACTTCCATCCTTTATGCTTGCACTCATTCTGGATTACTGAAAGAGGGATGGAAACTCTTTGATTCCATGAAAAGTGAATGCAACATTGAGCCCAAGTTAGAACACTATGCATGTATGGTGGATCTCCTTATCCGCTCTGGAAATCTATCCAGGGCATACAAGTTCATTGAAACTATGCCAATTAAACCAGATGCTGCAATTTGGGGTGCCTTGCTTTCTGGGTGCAGGATACATCATGATGTGGAGCTAGCAGAAAAAGTGGCAGAGCATATTTTTGAGCTTGAGCCAGAGAACACAAGGTATTATGTTCTTCTAGCGAATGTCTATGCAGAGGCTGAAAAGTGGGAAGAAGTGAAAAAGATACAAAGAAGGATAAGTAAGGGTGGATTGAAAAACGATCAAGGCTGTAGTTGGATAGAGGTCCAAGGAAAGTTTAATATCTTTTTTGCTGGTGATACTTCACACCCTCAGGCCAAAATGATAGACTCATTGCTTAGAAAATTGACAATGAAAATGAATAGGGGAGGTTACTCTAATAAGATTAAGTATGCATTGATTAATGCAGATGATAGGCTGAAGGAAGTGCTTCTATGTGCACACAGTGAGAAGTTAGCCATGGCTTTTGGTATATTAAATTTGCCTCCAGGGAGGACTGTTAGGGTAACCAAGAATCTAAGAGTATGTGGGGACTGTCATGAGATGGGAAAGTTCATGTCCAAGACCACCGGGAGGGAAATTGTGTTGCGAGATTCAAACCGGTTTCACCATTTCAAGGATGGTTTATGTTCTTGCAGAGGTTTCTGGTAA